In Pararge aegeria chromosome 17, ilParAegt1.1, whole genome shotgun sequence, one genomic interval encodes:
- the LOC120630807 gene encoding uncharacterized protein LOC120630807, whose translation MDQLKTDVPKLPNMVMCGDHPSITKTELNAKEQAAEDKEKEYEKDKRSPMSYPRISPTTSRDKPADTERASLRATSEHALRALAKQRRSLEAVHRPDVAAVHGNRDLVQAALGSFRWPPYLVCVWVVVLVLTHALHCVVGMLDRALPALRQVCKYFRDWTEDSWKREVEINQRIVPIALGCITALLYTLYCALVAVHGLALWAVEPLCGDMEDKPSSEEIPRVTNYVDIVASKPYVGKRQ comes from the exons ATGGATCAGCTTAAAACCGACGTTCCAAAGTTGCCCAATATGGT TATGTGCGGCGATCACCCATCGATCACCAAGACGGAGCTGAACGCGAAGGAGCAAGCTGCCGAAGACAAGGAGAAAGAGTACGAAAAAGACAAAAGATCACCCATGTCCTACCCTCGGATTTCTCCAACC aCATCTCGTGATAAGCCCGCGGACACTGAACGCGCAAGTCTGCGAGCGACCTCCGAGCACGCATTAAGAGCGCTTGCGAAACAACGTCGCTCCTTAGAAGCCGTGCATAGACCTGATGTGGCCGCCGTACATGGCAATAGGGATCTAGTGCAAG CGGCACTGGGCAGCTTCCGCTGGCCGCCATACTTGGTGTGCGTGTGGGTTGTAGTGCTGGTGCTCACACACGCGTTACATTGCGTCGTCGGCATGCTCGACAGGGCACTGCCCGCTTTGCG tCAAGTTTGCAAGTACTTCCGAGACTGGACAGAAGACAGCTGGAAACGTGAAGTTGAGATAAACCAACGCATTGTCCCGATCGCACTGGGTTGTATAACCGCTCTACTGTATACTCTATACTGTGCCTTGGTAGCTGTTCACGGCTTGGCTCTGTGGGCCGTGGAGCCTCTGTGTGGAGATATGGAGGATAAGCCCAGCTCGGAGGAGATACCTAGGGTTACCAACTACGTGGACATAGTGGCCAGCAAGCCTTACGTTGGAAAGAGACAGTAG